Proteins from one Stenotrophomonas aracearum genomic window:
- a CDS encoding benzoate/H(+) symporter BenE family transporter produces the protein MSGVAKRSLWRDLSLPSVVAGFITVLVGFASSAVIVFQAAQAVGATQAQIASWMWALGLGMGVTCIGLSLRYRVPVVTAWSTPGAAMLVVGAGAVGYSDAIGAFVLAAVLGMLAGFSGVFAKVMRRVPMALAAGMLAGVLLRFGLDVFVSMGTQLGMALAMFATWLAGRRLFPRYAVIATLLVGVAVSAAQGLLHVEALRVELAVPVFTWPTLSWQAVFGIALPLFVVTMASQNIPGVAVIRASGYDTPISPVIGWIGVANTVLAPFGAYGLNLAAITAAICMGREAHEDPARRYTAAVAAGAFYLLVGLFGATVAAVFAAFPKELVACVAGIALFGTIANSLATALREEADREAALVTFLVTASGLSLAGIGSAFWGLVAGGICLVVLRPRMVA, from the coding sequence ATGTCGGGTGTTGCAAAGCGTTCGTTGTGGCGTGATCTCTCGTTGCCTTCTGTAGTGGCTGGCTTCATTACGGTGCTGGTGGGCTTTGCCAGTTCTGCGGTGATCGTGTTCCAGGCTGCACAGGCGGTAGGCGCAACACAGGCGCAGATTGCGTCGTGGATGTGGGCGTTGGGCCTGGGCATGGGCGTGACCTGCATTGGTCTTTCGCTGCGCTATCGCGTGCCCGTGGTCACTGCGTGGTCCACGCCGGGCGCTGCGATGCTGGTAGTGGGTGCAGGCGCGGTGGGTTACAGCGATGCGATCGGTGCGTTCGTGCTTGCTGCGGTGCTGGGGATGCTCGCTGGCTTCTCCGGCGTGTTCGCCAAGGTGATGCGACGCGTGCCGATGGCCTTGGCCGCAGGCATGCTGGCCGGTGTGCTGCTGCGCTTCGGGCTGGATGTGTTCGTTTCCATGGGTACCCAGCTGGGCATGGCGTTGGCGATGTTTGCCACGTGGCTTGCGGGGCGCCGACTGTTCCCGCGCTATGCGGTGATCGCCACACTGCTGGTGGGTGTAGCTGTCTCCGCCGCGCAGGGTCTTCTCCATGTAGAGGCGCTGCGGGTCGAGCTGGCGGTGCCGGTGTTCACCTGGCCCACGCTGTCGTGGCAGGCGGTGTTCGGCATTGCCCTGCCCCTGTTCGTGGTCACCATGGCCTCGCAGAACATTCCCGGGGTGGCGGTGATCCGCGCCTCCGGCTATGACACGCCGATCTCACCGGTGATCGGCTGGATCGGGGTGGCCAATACAGTGCTGGCGCCCTTTGGCGCCTATGGGCTGAACCTGGCCGCGATCACGGCGGCGATCTGCATGGGGCGCGAGGCGCATGAGGATCCGGCGCGGCGCTACACCGCGGCGGTGGCGGCCGGCGCCTTCTATCTGCTGGTGGGCCTGTTCGGGGCGACGGTGGCGGCGGTGTTCGCTGCGTTCCCGAAGGAGCTGGTGGCCTGCGTTGCCGGTATTGCGTTGTTCGGCACCATTGCCAACAGCCTGGCGACCGCCCTTCGCGAGGAAGCCGACCGCGAGGCGGCGCTGGTGACTTTCCTGGTGACGGCCTCTGGGTTGTCGCTGGCCGGGATCGGGTCGGCCTTCTGGGGGCTGGTGGCTGGGGGGATCTGCCTGGTGGTGTTGCGGCCGCGAATGGTGGCGTGA
- a CDS encoding lytic murein transglycosylase encodes MRFTSVGLLGALCLASGPLAAAPQDDFDRCLSALQPQAIKQGVSAAGFTRFTAGLTPDLSVLPLLDAQPEFTTPLWDYLAALVDTQRVDDGRAQLVQHRDLLARVSAEYGVDPATIVAVWGVESDYGRVFGKRPLLQSLATLSCNGRRQPFFRGELLALLKLLDAGDLGADGLTGSWAGAFGHTQFMPSTYARIAVDGDGDGRRDLVASIPDALASTANYLKQAGWRTGQPWGIEVTLPPGFNASLAGRTQRKPLADWRGMGITPVGGGALAPEGLPADANAALLLPTGAKGPAWLVFRNYDAIYAYNAAESYALAIATLADRLRGGSGTVTAWPTDDPGLGRTERRELQTLLLARGHDIGAADGMVGTATRRAIQLEQQQLGWPTPDGRAGQRILTTLRTAPPLPKPTTAMPDSTVFTLPPNHAAYVQSPAPPSAPLPKLEGLSLMELQGFPAWKVETPLASAAISVFGGQLLSFVPKGGQDLLWLSPTAQALPTPIRGGSPVCWPYFGRQGQGKDVPSHGFVRNVPWTLKDARREADGTVVLTLAPPTLDNLDLHLTMQVRIGRTLEQQLITENTGSTPVTFTQALHNYFKVSDALQVSVSGLDGLSYLDKFEDYATPRIQKGDWSLNDPRDPGRSDRIYTQAGGRYVLKDPGLKRRIEITTQGSRSLVAWNPGEKGAAGMADVGPGWKNYVCLEAANAGPDVVTLAPGARHILKQTFNVQPL; translated from the coding sequence ATGAGGTTCACCTCCGTCGGATTGCTCGGCGCGTTGTGCCTGGCCAGCGGCCCGCTCGCGGCCGCGCCACAGGACGACTTCGACCGCTGCCTGTCAGCGCTGCAGCCGCAGGCCATCAAGCAGGGCGTCAGTGCCGCCGGCTTCACACGGTTCACTGCGGGTCTCACCCCGGACCTGAGCGTATTGCCGCTGCTCGACGCGCAACCCGAATTCACTACCCCGCTGTGGGACTATCTCGCCGCGCTGGTCGATACCCAGCGTGTCGATGACGGGCGCGCGCAGCTGGTCCAGCACCGCGACCTGCTCGCCCGCGTGTCGGCCGAGTACGGCGTCGATCCGGCCACCATCGTCGCGGTCTGGGGCGTGGAGAGCGACTACGGACGGGTATTCGGCAAGCGTCCGCTGCTGCAGTCGCTGGCCACGCTGTCCTGCAACGGCCGCCGCCAACCGTTCTTCCGGGGCGAGCTGCTGGCCCTGCTCAAGCTGCTCGATGCCGGTGACCTGGGCGCGGACGGCCTGACCGGCTCGTGGGCCGGAGCGTTCGGGCATACCCAGTTCATGCCCTCCACCTACGCCCGCATCGCGGTGGACGGCGACGGCGATGGCCGCCGCGACCTGGTCGCCAGCATTCCGGACGCGCTGGCCTCCACCGCCAACTACCTGAAGCAGGCCGGCTGGCGCACCGGCCAGCCGTGGGGCATCGAGGTCACGCTGCCGCCGGGCTTCAATGCCAGCCTGGCCGGACGTACCCAGCGCAAGCCGCTGGCCGACTGGCGCGGCATGGGCATTACCCCCGTGGGTGGTGGGGCACTGGCCCCCGAAGGCCTGCCGGCAGACGCCAATGCCGCGCTGCTGCTGCCCACCGGCGCCAAGGGCCCGGCCTGGCTGGTGTTCCGCAACTACGATGCGATCTACGCCTATAACGCCGCCGAAAGCTACGCACTGGCCATCGCCACCCTGGCCGACCGCCTGCGCGGCGGGTCGGGCACCGTCACCGCCTGGCCGACCGACGACCCCGGCTTGGGCCGTACCGAACGGCGCGAGCTGCAGACCCTGCTGCTGGCCCGTGGGCATGACATCGGCGCCGCCGACGGCATGGTCGGCACCGCCACCCGGCGCGCCATCCAGCTCGAACAACAGCAGCTCGGCTGGCCCACTCCCGACGGCCGTGCCGGCCAACGCATCCTCACCACCCTGCGCACCGCGCCCCCCTTGCCCAAACCCACTACCGCCATGCCCGACAGCACCGTGTTCACCCTGCCGCCCAACCACGCCGCCTACGTGCAGTCGCCGGCCCCGCCCAGCGCGCCCCTGCCGAAGCTGGAGGGGCTGAGCCTGATGGAACTGCAGGGCTTCCCGGCCTGGAAGGTGGAAACCCCGCTGGCCAGCGCCGCGATCTCGGTGTTCGGCGGCCAGTTGCTGTCGTTCGTTCCCAAGGGGGGCCAGGACCTGCTGTGGCTGTCGCCCACCGCGCAGGCGCTGCCAACCCCGATCCGCGGCGGCAGCCCGGTGTGCTGGCCGTACTTCGGCCGCCAGGGGCAGGGCAAGGATGTGCCGTCGCACGGATTCGTGCGCAACGTGCCGTGGACGCTGAAGGACGCACGCCGCGAGGCGGATGGCACCGTGGTGCTGACCCTGGCTCCACCGACGCTGGACAACCTGGACCTGCACCTGACCATGCAGGTGCGCATCGGCCGCACCCTGGAACAACAGCTGATTACCGAGAACACCGGTTCCACCCCGGTCACCTTCACCCAGGCCCTGCACAACTACTTCAAGGTCAGCGACGCCCTGCAGGTCAGCGTGTCCGGCCTGGACGGCCTGAGCTACCTGGACAAGTTCGAGGACTACGCCACTCCGCGTATCCAGAAGGGCGACTGGTCGCTCAACGACCCACGCGACCCCGGCCGCAGCGACCGCATCTACACCCAGGCCGGTGGCCGCTACGTCCTGAAGGACCCGGGCCTCAAGCGCCGCATCGAGATCACCACCCAGGGCAGCCGCTCACTGGTGGCCTGGAACCCCGGCGAAAAGGGCGCAGCCGGCATGGCCGACGTCGGCCCCGGCTGGAAGAACTACGTGTGCCTGGAAGCCGCCAACGCCGGCCCCGACGTAGTGACCCTCGCCCCCGGCGCCCGCCACATCCTCAAGCAAACCTTCAACGTCCAACCGCTCTGA
- the egtD gene encoding L-histidine N(alpha)-methyltransferase, protein MSTVSDALDALTDLQPDRARITADILHGLSLQPRQLPSKYFYDARGSALFEQITRQPEYYPTRTELQLLRDVSGEIARAVGPRVHVVELGSGSGRKTEHLLHALVEPVAYTPIEISRAALLDSVARLAEALPDIEMLPVCADFTRPVELPEPQNEPARRLLFFPGSTLGNFAHDDAVALLDAMRQTMGPNGLALIGIDLHKDPALIEAAYNDAAGVTAAFTLNLLQRLNREIGSDFDLASFQHRARYSVPRLRIETELVSTRAQRVHVAGRSFDFAKGEAMTVEYSHKYTDASFAALVAEAGLRVRTQWDAASPAFGLRLLQRA, encoded by the coding sequence ATGAGCACTGTCAGTGATGCCCTCGACGCGTTGACCGACCTGCAACCGGATCGCGCGCGGATTACCGCCGACATCCTGCACGGCCTGTCGCTGCAGCCCCGCCAGCTGCCCTCCAAGTATTTCTACGACGCGCGTGGCTCGGCGCTGTTCGAGCAGATCACCCGCCAGCCCGAGTACTACCCCACGCGTACCGAGCTGCAACTGCTGCGGGACGTGTCCGGCGAGATCGCGCGCGCGGTCGGCCCGCGCGTGCACGTGGTCGAACTGGGCAGCGGCAGCGGGCGCAAGACCGAACACCTTCTGCATGCGCTGGTCGAACCGGTGGCCTACACGCCGATCGAAATCTCCCGTGCGGCCCTTCTCGACAGCGTCGCGCGGCTGGCCGAAGCGCTGCCGGACATCGAGATGCTGCCGGTCTGCGCCGATTTCACCCGTCCGGTGGAACTGCCCGAGCCGCAGAACGAACCCGCGCGGCGGTTGCTGTTCTTCCCCGGCTCCACGCTCGGCAATTTCGCCCACGATGACGCGGTCGCCCTGCTCGACGCCATGCGCCAGACCATGGGTCCGAACGGCCTGGCCCTGATCGGCATCGACCTGCACAAGGACCCAGCGCTGATCGAGGCCGCCTACAACGACGCCGCAGGTGTCACTGCCGCCTTCACCCTCAACCTGCTGCAACGGCTCAACCGTGAGATCGGCAGCGACTTCGACCTGGCCAGCTTCCAGCACCGCGCCCGCTACAGCGTGCCGCGCCTGCGCATCGAAACCGAACTGGTCAGCACCCGCGCCCAGCGCGTGCACGTGGCCGGGCGCAGCTTCGATTTCGCCAAAGGCGAGGCGATGACCGTGGAATACAGCCACAAGTACACCGACGCCTCGTTCGCCGCCCTGGTCGCCGAAGCAGGCCTGCGCGTGCGCACCCAGTGGGACGCCGCCTCGCCGGCCTTCGGATTGCGCCTGCTGCAACGGGCCTGA
- the egtB gene encoding ergothioneine biosynthesis protein EgtB, with translation MNAVAAPSPSAARATDTLAARYATVRARSVALAAPLSAEDAMVQSMPDASPTKWHLAHTTWFFERFVLGTQPEYAPFNADWHYLFNSYYQSIGPAHARPQRGLLSRPSLEDVLQFRSRVDQRVIELLQANALDPQALRQLELGLHHEQQHQELLLTDIKHALWCNPLQPAYRDDLVSRPGVAAPLEWIHSPEQIIEIGAPAWPANAAFAYDNESPVHRVLVPAHALAQRPVSNAEFRRFVEAGGYREPGFWMSEGWSLCQQEHWQHPLYWDDALAREFTLAGWRAIDPDAPVCHLSYFEADAYARWAGARLPTEFEWEAAAAGQGTAGNFADDGRLHPSAPAHERPAGRHQQLFGDVWEWTSSAYGAYPGFRTFEGNLGEYNGKFMCGQWVLRGGSCATPADHIRPSYRNFFAPSARWQFAGLRLAKDAA, from the coding sequence ATGAACGCTGTTGCTGCCCCGTCTCCCTCCGCCGCCCGTGCCACCGACACGCTGGCCGCCCGCTACGCCACGGTGCGCGCCCGCAGCGTCGCCCTGGCCGCACCGCTCAGCGCCGAAGACGCGATGGTGCAGAGCATGCCCGACGCCAGCCCCACCAAGTGGCACCTGGCGCATACCACCTGGTTCTTCGAACGCTTCGTGCTCGGCACCCAGCCAGAGTACGCCCCGTTCAACGCCGACTGGCACTACCTGTTCAACAGCTACTACCAGAGCATCGGCCCGGCGCATGCGCGGCCGCAGCGTGGCCTGCTGTCGCGGCCCTCGCTGGAGGACGTGCTGCAGTTCCGCAGCCGGGTCGACCAGCGCGTGATCGAACTGCTGCAGGCCAACGCACTCGATCCGCAGGCACTGCGGCAACTGGAGCTGGGGCTGCACCACGAGCAGCAGCACCAGGAACTGCTGCTCACCGACATCAAGCACGCGCTGTGGTGCAACCCGTTGCAGCCGGCCTACCGCGACGATCTGGTCAGTCGGCCGGGTGTCGCTGCGCCGCTGGAATGGATCCACAGCCCCGAGCAGATCATCGAGATCGGCGCGCCGGCGTGGCCGGCCAACGCCGCATTCGCCTACGACAACGAATCGCCGGTGCACCGCGTGCTGGTGCCGGCACACGCACTGGCGCAGCGCCCGGTCAGCAACGCCGAGTTCCGCCGCTTCGTTGAAGCCGGTGGTTACCGCGAGCCCGGCTTCTGGATGAGCGAAGGCTGGAGCCTGTGCCAGCAGGAGCACTGGCAGCACCCCCTGTACTGGGACGACGCACTCGCCCGCGAGTTCACCCTGGCCGGCTGGCGCGCGATCGACCCGGACGCGCCGGTCTGCCACCTCAGCTACTTCGAAGCCGACGCCTACGCACGCTGGGCCGGCGCGCGCCTGCCCACCGAGTTCGAATGGGAAGCGGCCGCCGCAGGGCAGGGTACTGCCGGCAACTTCGCCGACGACGGCCGCCTGCACCCGTCCGCGCCTGCCCACGAACGCCCTGCCGGTCGCCACCAGCAGCTGTTCGGCGACGTCTGGGAATGGACCAGCAGCGCCTATGGCGCCTACCCCGGCTTCCGCACCTTCGAAGGCAACCTCGGCGAGTACAACGGCAAGTTCATGTGCGGCCAGTGGGTACTGCGCGGTGGCAGCTGCGCCACGCCCGCCGACCATATCCGCCCCAGTTACCGCAATTTCTTCGCACCGTCGGCGCGCTGGCAGTTTGCCGGCCTGCGCCTGGCCAAGGACGCCGCATGA
- a CDS encoding YchJ family metal-binding protein produces MRLSDPCPCGLPHPYAACCGRFHAGEAAPDAEALMRSRYSAYVKQLPQYLLASWHPDTRPESLSLDEPAGQRTRWLGLTVHEHTQGDPDHAQVRFTARYRIGGGSAVKMQEHSRFVRLEGRWCYLDALP; encoded by the coding sequence ATGCGCCTTTCCGATCCGTGCCCCTGCGGCCTTCCGCACCCCTACGCCGCCTGCTGCGGCCGATTCCATGCCGGCGAGGCGGCGCCCGACGCCGAGGCGTTGATGCGGTCGCGCTACAGCGCGTACGTGAAGCAGTTGCCGCAGTACCTGCTGGCCAGCTGGCATCCCGACACGCGTCCGGAGAGTCTTTCGCTGGATGAACCGGCCGGGCAGCGCACGCGCTGGCTCGGGCTGACCGTCCACGAGCACACGCAGGGCGACCCGGACCATGCCCAGGTCCGCTTCACCGCCCGGTACCGTATCGGCGGCGGCAGTGCGGTCAAAATGCAGGAACACAGCCGCTTCGTGCGGCTGGAGGGGCGCTGGTGCTACCTCGACGCCTTGCCCTGA
- a CDS encoding sulfite exporter TauE/SafE family protein, which produces MFELVPPELLWLVAIAFIAGLVDAAVGGGGLVQLPGLFTVLPQQTPAMLFGTNKFSSIFGTAAAAFRYARNVRFPWRPVLFAAGTAFVFSFAGATAVSLLPKDAVRPLVLVLLVAMLGYTLWKKDFGALHRPREIGRKELTIALAIGAVIGFYDGFFGPGTGSFLIFLFVRFFGLDFLRASAASKVVNLATNVAAISFFVPTGNILWLFAIPMAAANITGSVVGTRLALRGGTPFIRKLFVGLVVVLIARMGWDTFAG; this is translated from the coding sequence GTGTTCGAGCTGGTACCCCCTGAGTTGCTGTGGTTGGTGGCGATTGCCTTCATTGCCGGCCTGGTCGATGCCGCCGTGGGCGGGGGCGGACTGGTGCAGTTGCCGGGGCTGTTCACGGTGCTGCCGCAGCAGACGCCGGCCATGCTGTTTGGTACCAACAAGTTCAGTTCTATATTCGGCACCGCCGCGGCGGCGTTCCGTTACGCGCGCAACGTGCGCTTCCCCTGGCGGCCGGTGCTGTTCGCGGCGGGCACGGCGTTCGTGTTTTCGTTCGCCGGTGCCACGGCGGTCAGCCTGCTGCCCAAGGACGCGGTGCGCCCGCTGGTGCTGGTGCTGCTGGTGGCGATGCTCGGGTACACGCTGTGGAAGAAGGATTTCGGCGCGCTGCACCGGCCGCGCGAGATCGGCCGCAAGGAGCTCACCATCGCGCTGGCGATCGGCGCGGTGATCGGCTTCTACGACGGGTTCTTCGGGCCCGGCACCGGCAGCTTCCTGATCTTCCTGTTCGTGCGCTTCTTCGGGCTGGACTTCCTGCGCGCGTCGGCGGCGTCGAAGGTGGTCAACCTGGCCACCAACGTGGCCGCGATCTCGTTCTTCGTGCCCACCGGCAACATCCTGTGGCTGTTCGCGATCCCGATGGCCGCGGCCAACATCACCGGTTCGGTGGTCGGCACGCGGCTGGCGCTGCGCGGCGGCACGCCGTTCATCCGCAAACTGTTCGTCGGCCTTGTGGTCGTGCTGATCGCACGGATGGGCTGGGATACGTTCGCGGGGTGA
- a CDS encoding ATP-binding protein, which produces MAISKHTPALFTEGLPDPRLQQFRMRRLQVHNWGTFNGLTEVPIAERGFLFVGRSGSGKSTLLDAMSAMLVPPSIVDFNAAAREAERSGRDRNLVSYVRGAWADQQDRGTGEIATQYLRKGATWTALVLEYRAGDGRVVSLVRLFWIAGNGAAAADVRKHYLIAERPFDIAKDLGGFDLDLRKLKQRLGDVHHFDSFTGYAERFRHLLGIDNEMALRLLHKTQSAKNLGDLNVFLRDFMLDTPRTFDASERLVSDFAELDGAHKSVVTARQQVETLLPARALHAELKAMNLRRADEETLKLGLDSFRESRLQKLLEARLQEIDVRHRGLLGEETQRRQALANHEEHLAELELQRRQQGGERIEELEREQGRAQSEHERRQAKRAQVGKAAERLQEALPDDAHGFAHLIGRAQAELDNRQQAAAALDDAIAERQAGKQDDTRRFAEVRGEMDAMERNPSSIPAPLQKLRSRISEETGVPEAALPFVGELIQVRQDDAAWQGAIERVLFGFAHSLLVEDKHYNEVNAWVNRSHLGMRLTYYRVRRNDDAMARQPSARSLLHKLELRDSVFEPWLRRELGKRYDYECVDAKQLRDVERGISREGQVKHPGDRFEKDDRNAIGDRRRWLLGFNNAEKLALFRREAQELAQRIADCDQDVARLRGQRDLDNDRRLACNQLVNVGWEEVDVATATQRLQDIESSLRVLKEGNADLARLAAQIDRNRADIEQARRTYEDTRLELRELTRERDKLESRRQHSRALVLPALGPTQEAGLQKRLDAYGTLGLETLEAYMREISKGINESLASSQHEVHGVETQLVACFRRFAQAWPEESGDFTASVASADDFLARLQRLERDGLPQHEERFFDLLQNQSKNNLLALQRHSAEARKSIGQRLDEVNASLEQVPFNRGTLLTIELSDRRLPEVLEFHQQLREVLSHHQTEERDVAESQFAVLRELVKRLGSQEGEDKRWRENVLDVRLHVEFIGVELDAATRQQVEIYRSGAGKSGGQRQKLATTCLAAALRYQLGGADSQLPSYAAVVLDEAFDKADNEFTALAMNIFENFGFQMVVATPLKSVMTLEPFIGGACFVEISGRHDSGVLLIEYDEEGKRLKLPERTRAATEEVEA; this is translated from the coding sequence ATGGCCATTTCCAAGCACACGCCCGCCCTGTTCACCGAAGGCCTGCCCGATCCGCGGCTGCAGCAGTTTCGCATGCGCCGCCTGCAGGTGCACAACTGGGGCACGTTCAACGGCCTGACCGAAGTGCCGATCGCCGAGCGCGGCTTCCTGTTCGTGGGCCGTTCCGGCTCGGGCAAGTCGACCCTGCTCGATGCCATGTCGGCCATGCTGGTGCCGCCGTCCATCGTCGACTTCAACGCCGCCGCGCGCGAAGCCGAGCGCAGTGGTCGCGACCGCAATCTCGTCTCCTACGTACGTGGCGCCTGGGCCGACCAGCAGGACCGGGGCACCGGCGAAATCGCCACCCAGTATCTGCGCAAGGGCGCCACCTGGACCGCCCTGGTGCTGGAGTACCGCGCCGGCGACGGCCGCGTGGTCAGCCTGGTGCGCCTGTTCTGGATCGCCGGCAACGGTGCCGCCGCTGCCGACGTGCGCAAGCACTACCTGATCGCCGAGCGACCGTTCGACATCGCCAAGGACCTGGGCGGCTTCGACCTGGACCTGCGCAAGCTCAAGCAGCGCCTGGGCGACGTGCACCATTTCGACAGCTTTACCGGCTATGCGGAACGCTTCCGGCACCTGCTCGGCATCGACAATGAAATGGCGCTGCGCCTGCTGCACAAGACGCAGTCGGCCAAGAACCTGGGCGACCTCAACGTCTTCCTGCGCGACTTCATGCTCGACACGCCCCGCACCTTCGACGCGTCCGAGCGCCTGGTCAGCGACTTCGCCGAACTGGACGGCGCGCACAAGTCGGTGGTCACCGCCCGCCAGCAGGTGGAAACCCTGCTGCCGGCACGCGCGCTGCACGCCGAACTGAAGGCGATGAACCTGCGCCGCGCCGACGAGGAGACCCTGAAGCTCGGCCTGGACAGCTTCCGCGAATCGCGCCTGCAGAAGCTGCTGGAAGCCCGCCTGCAGGAAATCGACGTCCGCCACCGTGGCCTGCTTGGCGAAGAGACCCAGCGCCGCCAGGCCCTGGCCAACCATGAAGAGCACCTGGCCGAACTGGAACTGCAGCGGCGCCAGCAGGGTGGTGAGCGCATCGAGGAGCTGGAGCGCGAGCAGGGCCGCGCGCAGTCCGAACACGAGCGCCGCCAGGCCAAGCGCGCCCAGGTCGGCAAGGCCGCCGAACGACTGCAGGAAGCGCTGCCCGACGACGCCCATGGCTTCGCCCACCTGATCGGGCGCGCCCAGGCCGAGCTCGACAACCGCCAGCAGGCCGCGGCCGCGCTGGACGACGCCATCGCCGAGCGCCAGGCCGGCAAGCAGGACGATACCCGTCGCTTTGCCGAGGTCCGTGGCGAAATGGACGCGATGGAGCGCAACCCGTCCAGCATCCCCGCGCCGCTGCAGAAGCTGCGCAGCCGTATTTCCGAAGAGACCGGCGTACCCGAAGCAGCGCTGCCGTTCGTCGGCGAGTTGATCCAGGTGCGCCAGGACGATGCCGCGTGGCAGGGTGCGATCGAACGCGTGCTGTTCGGCTTCGCGCACTCGCTGCTGGTCGAGGACAAGCATTACAACGAGGTCAACGCATGGGTGAACCGCAGCCACCTGGGCATGCGTCTCACCTACTACCGCGTGCGTCGCAATGACGACGCCATGGCGCGCCAGCCGTCCGCGCGTTCGCTGCTGCACAAGCTGGAGCTGCGCGACAGCGTGTTCGAGCCGTGGCTGCGTCGCGAACTCGGCAAGCGCTACGACTACGAGTGCGTGGATGCCAAGCAGCTGCGCGATGTCGAACGCGGCATCTCGCGCGAAGGGCAGGTCAAGCATCCCGGCGACCGCTTCGAGAAGGACGACCGCAACGCCATCGGCGACCGTCGCCGCTGGCTGCTGGGCTTCAACAACGCCGAGAAGCTCGCGCTGTTCCGTCGGGAAGCGCAGGAACTGGCCCAGCGCATCGCCGACTGCGACCAGGACGTCGCGCGCCTGCGTGGCCAGCGCGACCTCGACAACGACCGCCGCCTGGCCTGCAACCAGCTGGTCAACGTCGGCTGGGAAGAGGTCGACGTCGCCACCGCGACCCAGCGCCTGCAGGACATCGAGTCGTCCCTGCGCGTCCTCAAGGAAGGCAACGCCGACCTGGCCCGCCTGGCCGCACAGATCGACCGCAACCGCGCCGACATCGAACAGGCGCGCCGCACCTACGAAGACACCCGGCTGGAACTGCGCGAACTCACCCGCGAACGCGACAAGCTCGAGTCCCGGCGCCAGCACAGCCGCGCCCTGGTGCTGCCGGCGCTGGGCCCGACCCAGGAAGCCGGGCTGCAGAAGCGCCTGGATGCCTATGGCACGCTCGGCCTGGAGACGCTGGAAGCGTACATGCGCGAGATCAGCAAGGGCATCAACGAAAGCCTGGCCTCCTCGCAGCACGAAGTGCACGGCGTTGAGACCCAGCTGGTCGCCTGCTTCCGCCGCTTCGCCCAGGCCTGGCCGGAAGAGTCCGGTGACTTCACCGCTTCGGTGGCGTCGGCCGACGATTTCCTCGCGCGCCTGCAGCGGCTTGAGCGCGACGGCCTGCCGCAGCACGAAGAACGCTTCTTCGACCTGCTGCAGAACCAGAGCAAGAACAACCTGCTGGCCCTGCAGCGGCACAGCGCCGAAGCGCGCAAATCGATCGGCCAGCGCCTGGACGAGGTCAACGCCTCGCTGGAGCAGGTGCCGTTCAACCGCGGCACCCTGCTGACCATCGAACTCAGCGACCGGCGCCTGCCCGAGGTGCTGGAGTTCCACCAGCAGCTGCGCGAAGTCCTTTCGCACCACCAGACCGAAGAGCGCGACGTGGCAGAGTCGCAGTTCGCGGTGCTGCGCGAGCTGGTCAAGCGTCTTGGCTCACAGGAAGGCGAGGACAAGCGCTGGCGCGAAAACGTGCTGGACGTGCGCCTGCATGTCGAGTTCATCGGCGTCGAACTGGACGCCGCCACCCGCCAGCAGGTGGAAATCTACCGCAGCGGTGCCGGCAAGTCCGGTGGCCAGCGCCAGAAGCTGGCCACCACCTGCCTGGCCGCCGCGCTGCGCTACCAGCTGGGTGGGGCCGACAGCCAGCTGCCCAGCTACGCGGCCGTGGTCCTCGACGAAGCCTTCGACAAGGCCGACAACGAGTTCACCGCGTTGGCCATGAACATCTTCGAAAACTTCGGTTTCCAGATGGTCGTCGCCACGCCGTTGAAGTCGGTGATGACGCTCGAACCGTTCATCGGCGGCGCCTGCTTCGTCGAAATCAGCGGCCGCCACGACTCCGGCGTGCTGCTGATCGAGTACGACGAAGAGGGCAAGCGGCTCAAGCTGCCGGAGCGGACCCGCGCCGCGACCGAAGAAGTCGAGGCCTGA